A single window of Gossypium hirsutum isolate 1008001.06 chromosome A10, Gossypium_hirsutum_v2.1, whole genome shotgun sequence DNA harbors:
- the LOC107915106 gene encoding uncharacterized protein, translated as MDVIFREYEPYFSSSQPSLQGEVIDIEEMTSSSITLPRENLVPVETLVQEKTSRRLLDRPDLTTYTRKTKKEYAIIQSALFLHSSLIGKKLSLIQDGRRP; from the exons ATGGATGTAATATTTCGTGAGTATGAACCTTATTTTTCTTCATCACAACCATCTCTTCAGGGCGAGGTTATTGACATTGAAGAGATGACATCTTCTTCTATTACTCTTCCGAGGGAGAATTTAGTTCCAGTAGAGACTTTGGTTCAAGAGAAAACTAGTAGACGGTTGTTGGATAGGCCTGATTTAACGACATACACTAGAAAAACCAAGAAAGAATATGCCATCATACAATCTGCTTTATTCCTTCACTCTTCACT GATTGGAAAAAAGCTATCATTGATCCAAGATGGAAGAAGGCCATGA